One Romboutsia sp. 13368 genomic window carries:
- the thyX gene encoding FAD-dependent thymidylate synthase: protein MKVKILSYTPEPEKVISMAAKLCYSAVGVDQIEENLTPESIDKFLNMLISIGHESPLEHVSFTFAVEGISRACSHQIVRHRIASYSQQSQRYVKLDQFEYIIPHHINEVDEARELFIETMKKDQEAYDKLVEILLKKHYNKLIQNGKNEKEAKRSAEKQAIEDARYVFPNACETKMVFTMNIRSLYNFLNHRCCERAQWEIRELAIEMLRQLKQVAPILFKNIGPNCVQGPCPEGNMTCGKIVEIREKFKNL, encoded by the coding sequence ATGAAGGTAAAAATATTATCTTATACACCAGAGCCAGAGAAAGTTATATCTATGGCGGCAAAACTATGTTATTCAGCTGTTGGAGTAGATCAAATAGAAGAAAATTTAACTCCAGAGAGTATAGATAAGTTTTTAAACATGTTAATAAGCATAGGGCATGAATCACCATTAGAGCATGTATCTTTTACATTTGCAGTAGAAGGTATATCTAGAGCATGTTCTCATCAAATTGTTAGACATCGTATAGCAAGTTACTCTCAACAAAGTCAAAGGTATGTTAAATTAGATCAGTTTGAATATATAATTCCTCACCATATAAATGAAGTAGATGAGGCAAGAGAATTATTTATAGAAACAATGAAAAAAGACCAAGAAGCATATGATAAACTAGTAGAAATATTATTAAAAAAACACTATAATAAATTAATACAAAATGGAAAAAATGAGAAAGAAGCTAAAAGAAGTGCAGAAAAACAAGCAATAGAAGATGCTAGATATGTATTCCCAAATGCTTGTGAAACAAAAATGGTATTTACTATGAATATTAGAAGTTTATATAACTTCTTAAATCACAGATGTTGTGAAAGAGCACAATGGGAAATAAGGGAGTTAGCTATAGAAATGTTAAGACAATTAAAACAAGTAGCTCCTATACTATTTAAGAATATAGGACCAAATTGTGTACAAGGTCCATGCCCAGAAGGTAATATGACTTGTGGTAAAATAGTTGAAATAAGAGAAAAATTTAAGAATTTATAG
- the rlmB gene encoding 23S rRNA (guanosine(2251)-2'-O)-methyltransferase RlmB — MATIEGRNPVIEAIKNDREIDKIMIANSAKEGSIKKIIGMAKEKNIVIQYVDRNKLDEISTSHSHQGVIAQVSEYKYWELDELIDSVKEKNEDPFFIILDEITDPHNLGSIIRTADAVGAHGVIIPKRRSVHITPVVAKASAGAVEYVPVCKVTNIVNTIKKLKEEGLWIAAADMDGQTFYEQNLTGAIGLVIGSEGFGISRLVKQNCDFTVKMPMIGNVTSLNASVAGGILLYEIFKQRSGNK; from the coding sequence TTGGCAACAATAGAAGGAAGAAATCCTGTAATAGAAGCAATAAAGAATGATAGAGAAATAGATAAAATAATGATAGCAAATTCAGCTAAAGAAGGTTCTATCAAAAAAATAATAGGTATGGCTAAAGAAAAAAATATAGTAATACAATATGTGGATAGAAATAAATTAGATGAAATAAGTACTAGTCATTCTCATCAAGGTGTAATAGCTCAAGTAAGTGAGTATAAATACTGGGAGTTAGATGAACTAATAGATAGCGTTAAGGAAAAGAATGAAGATCCATTTTTCATAATACTAGATGAAATAACAGACCCTCACAACCTAGGTTCGATAATAAGAACAGCTGATGCAGTTGGAGCTCATGGAGTTATAATACCAAAGAGAAGATCAGTACATATAACACCAGTAGTAGCTAAGGCATCTGCAGGTGCAGTAGAATATGTTCCTGTTTGTAAGGTTACAAACATAGTAAACACTATAAAGAAATTAAAAGAAGAAGGTCTATGGATAGCTGCAGCTGATATGGATGGACAAACATTCTATGAGCAAAATCTTACAGGAGCAATAGGTTTAGTTATAGGAAGTGAAGGTTTTGGTATATCTAGGTTAGTTAAGCAAAATTGTGACTTTACTGTTAAGATGCCGATGATAGGAAATGTTACATCATTAAATGCATCAGTAGCAGGTGGAATTCTACTATACGAGATATTTAAACAAAGATCAGGTAATAAGTAA
- a CDS encoding NYN domain-containing protein: MRLNKKEYLIVDGYNIINAWDELKELSKTDLEHAREKLIDAIIEYAEYTGRKGIIVFDAYNIKSCKEKIEERKNITIVYTKEYQTADSYIEKFIGSLSKYDDVKVATNDYAEQQIVLGKGASRITSRELKLDLENAKSKIREKNTSVQKKIQRNWLEDRLDKETLSKLENIRRNR; the protein is encoded by the coding sequence ATGAGATTAAATAAAAAAGAATATTTGATAGTAGATGGTTACAATATTATAAATGCATGGGATGAATTAAAGGAATTATCTAAGACCGATTTAGAACATGCTAGAGAAAAACTAATAGACGCTATAATTGAATACGCTGAATATACAGGGAGAAAAGGCATAATAGTTTTTGATGCTTATAATATAAAAAGCTGTAAAGAAAAAATAGAAGAAAGAAAAAATATAACTATCGTGTATACAAAAGAATATCAAACTGCAGACAGTTATATAGAAAAGTTTATAGGCTCTTTATCGAAATATGATGATGTAAAAGTTGCTACCAATGATTATGCAGAGCAACAAATTGTATTAGGAAAAGGTGCAAGCCGTATAACTTCAAGAGAATTAAAGTTAGATTTAGAGAATGCAAAGTCTAAAATAAGAGAAAAAAATACTAGCGTGCAGAAAAAAATACAACGAAATTGGTTAGAAGATAGATTAGATAAGGAAACATTGTCGAAACTTGAGAACATTCGTAGAAACCGTTGA
- the sigH gene encoding RNA polymerase sporulation sigma factor SigH, which translates to MLVANVEFYESIDNCQKDEYDIVLKASNGDKIALEYIIKKYKNFVKAKAKSYFLIGADKEDIIQEGMIGLYKAVRDFDATKTNSFKGFAEICITRQIITAIKTATRQKHIPLNSYISLNKPIYDEESERTLLDIIATSIVTDPEELIISKEELKHIESKMNELLSDLELQVVEYYLNGKSYQYIADKLQRDVKSIDNALQRVKRKLEKHLENRNN; encoded by the coding sequence ATGTTAGTAGCAAATGTTGAATTTTACGAATCAATAGATAACTGTCAGAAAGATGAGTATGATATAGTATTAAAAGCAAGTAATGGGGATAAAATAGCATTAGAATATATTATAAAAAAATATAAAAACTTTGTAAAAGCTAAAGCAAAGTCATATTTTTTAATAGGTGCAGATAAAGAGGATATAATTCAAGAGGGAATGATAGGATTATACAAAGCAGTTAGAGACTTTGATGCTACTAAAACAAATTCATTTAAAGGATTTGCTGAGATATGTATAACTAGACAGATAATAACAGCAATAAAAACAGCAACACGACAAAAACATATACCTTTGAATTCATATATATCTTTAAATAAACCTATATATGATGAGGAATCAGAAAGAACACTTTTGGATATAATTGCAACTAGTATAGTTACAGATCCAGAGGAACTTATAATAAGTAAGGAAGAGCTAAAGCACATAGAATCAAAGATGAATGAGTTACTAAGTGATTTAGAATTACAAGTAGTAGAGTACTATTTAAACGGTAAGTCATATCAATACATAGCGGACAAGCTTCAAAGAGATGTAAAATCAATAGATAATGCTCTTCAAAGAGTAAAGAGAAAATTGGAAAAACATCTTGAAAACAGAAATAATTAA
- the tuf gene encoding elongation factor Tu, which yields MAKAKFERNKPHVNIGTIGHVDHGKTTLTAAITKTLHERYQLGEAVDFANIDKAPEERERGITISTAHVEYETPNRHYAHVDCPGHADYVKNMITGAAQMDGAILVCSATDGPMPQTREHILLSRQVGVPYIVVFLNKCDMVDDEELLELVEMEVRDLLNEYEFPGDDTPIIRGSALMALENPASEWGDKIVELFEQIDAYIPEPERDVDKNFLMPVEDVFSITGRGTVATGRVERGVLKVQDEVEIVGLADEPRKVVVTGVEMFRKLLDQAQAGDNIGALIRGVQRNEIERGQVMAKPGTVKPHTKFMAEVYVLKKEEGGRHTPFFDGYRPQFYFRTTDVTGACKLPEGIEMVMPGDNVTMSVELINSIAIEEGLRFAIREGGRTVASGVVASIVE from the coding sequence ATGGCTAAAGCTAAATTTGAAAGAAATAAGCCGCACGTTAATATAGGAACAATAGGACACGTTGACCACGGTAAAACTACATTAACAGCTGCAATAACAAAAACATTACACGAGAGATATCAATTAGGAGAAGCTGTAGACTTCGCTAACATAGATAAAGCTCCAGAAGAAAGAGAAAGAGGTATAACAATATCTACTGCTCACGTTGAGTACGAAACTCCAAACAGACACTACGCTCACGTTGACTGCCCAGGACATGCTGACTACGTTAAGAACATGATAACAGGTGCTGCTCAAATGGACGGTGCTATATTAGTTTGTTCAGCAACAGATGGACCAATGCCTCAAACAAGAGAGCATATATTATTATCAAGACAAGTTGGTGTACCATACATAGTAGTATTCTTAAACAAATGTGATATGGTAGATGACGAAGAATTATTAGAGTTAGTTGAAATGGAAGTAAGAGACTTATTAAATGAGTACGAATTCCCAGGAGATGACACTCCAATAATAAGAGGATCTGCTTTAATGGCATTAGAAAACCCAGCTTCTGAGTGGGGAGACAAAATAGTTGAATTATTCGAGCAAATAGATGCTTATATACCAGAACCAGAAAGAGATGTTGATAAGAACTTCTTAATGCCAGTAGAAGACGTATTCTCTATAACAGGTAGAGGAACAGTTGCTACAGGTAGAGTTGAAAGAGGAGTATTAAAGGTTCAAGACGAAGTTGAAATAGTAGGTTTAGCTGATGAGCCAAGAAAAGTTGTAGTAACAGGAGTAGAAATGTTCAGAAAGTTATTAGACCAAGCACAAGCTGGAGATAACATAGGAGCATTAATAAGAGGGGTACAAAGAAATGAAATAGAAAGAGGACAAGTTATGGCTAAGCCAGGAACAGTTAAGCCTCACACTAAATTCATGGCAGAAGTATACGTTCTTAAAAAAGAAGAAGGTGGAAGACACACTCCATTCTTCGATGGATACAGACCACAATTCTACTTCAGAACAACAGACGTTACAGGAGCTTGTAAGTTACCAGAAGGTATAGAAATGGTTATGCCTGGAGATAACGTAACAATGTCAGTTGAGTTAATAAACTCAATAGCAATAGAAGAAGGATTAAGATTCGCAATAAGAGAAGGTGGAAGAACAGTAGCATCAGGAGTTGTTGCTTCTATAGTTGAATAA
- the rpmG gene encoding 50S ribosomal protein L33: MRVKVTLACTECKQRNYNTTKNKKTNPDRIELNKYCKFCKKHTAHKETK; this comes from the coding sequence ATGAGAGTTAAAGTAACTTTAGCATGTACAGAGTGTAAGCAAAGAAACTACAACACTACAAAAAACAAGAAGACTAACCCAGACAGAATAGAATTAAACAAATATTGTAAATTCTGTAAGAAACATACAGCTCATAAAGAAACAAAATAG
- the secE gene encoding preprotein translocase subunit SecE, giving the protein MAAQANQGAETKKRFSLFTYIKETKQELKRVSWPTKKELLKNTGVVLTVVISATILVWVLDTALQSALGLILK; this is encoded by the coding sequence GTGGCTGCCCAAGCAAATCAAGGCGCAGAAACTAAAAAAAGATTCAGTTTATTCACTTATATAAAAGAGACTAAACAAGAATTAAAAAGAGTTTCTTGGCCTACAAAAAAAGAATTACTTAAAAACACAGGCGTGGTTTTAACTGTAGTTATTTCAGCTACTATATTAGTGTGGGTTTTAGATACTGCATTACAAAGTGCTCTAGGGCTTATACTGAAATAG
- the nusG gene encoding transcription termination/antitermination protein NusG, which translates to MSELQEARWYVVHTYSGHENKVKATIEKAVKTRGMEDYITQLVVPTEDVVETTKTGKEKTRQRKVFPSYVLVKMIITDESWYIVRNTKGVTGFVGPGSKPVPLSDDEVRAMGIEIDVPKIVNPDVDLEIGDTVEVAKGPFSGQVGNVEEINLETKEAKVCIDAFGKKTLFVIEFENIQKI; encoded by the coding sequence ATGTCAGAATTACAAGAAGCAAGATGGTATGTTGTGCATACTTATTCAGGGCATGAAAATAAAGTTAAAGCTACTATAGAAAAAGCTGTAAAAACAAGAGGAATGGAAGACTATATAACACAATTAGTTGTTCCTACTGAAGATGTAGTCGAAACTACAAAAACAGGAAAAGAAAAAACTAGACAGCGTAAGGTGTTTCCAAGTTATGTCTTAGTTAAAATGATAATCACAGATGAATCTTGGTATATCGTAAGAAATACTAAGGGTGTTACTGGATTCGTTGGACCAGGTTCAAAGCCAGTACCATTAAGTGATGATGAAGTAAGAGCTATGGGCATAGAAATTGACGTTCCTAAGATAGTTAACCCAGATGTAGACTTAGAAATAGGTGATACAGTTGAGGTTGCTAAAGGTCCTTTCAGTGGACAAGTAGGTAATGTTGAAGAAATCAACCTGGAAACAAAAGAAGCAAAAGTGTGTATAGATGCATTTGGCAAGAAGACTCTATTTGTAATAGAGTTTGAAAATATACAAAAAATATAA
- the rplK gene encoding 50S ribosomal protein L11: MAKKVIGQIKLQIPAGKATPAPPVGPALGQHGVNIMGFTKEFNAKTADQAGMIIPVVITVYQDRSFSFITKTPPAAVLLKKAAGLDTASGEPNKKKVATLSSAKVREIAELKMPDLNAASVEAAMSMIAGTARSMGIVVED; this comes from the coding sequence ATGGCTAAAAAAGTTATAGGTCAAATAAAATTACAAATACCTGCAGGTAAGGCAACGCCAGCTCCACCAGTTGGGCCAGCGTTAGGACAACACGGTGTTAACATAATGGGATTCACTAAGGAGTTCAATGCAAAAACTGCAGATCAAGCAGGAATGATAATACCAGTTGTTATAACTGTATACCAAGATAGATCATTCTCATTCATAACAAAAACTCCTCCAGCTGCAGTATTATTAAAGAAAGCTGCTGGATTAGATACAGCTTCAGGAGAACCTAACAAGAAGAAAGTTGCTACTTTATCTTCTGCTAAGGTAAGAGAAATAGCTGAATTAAAAATGCCTGACTTAAATGCTGCATCAGTAGAAGCTGCTATGAGTATGATAGCTGGTACTGCAAGAAGTATGGGTATCGTTGTAGAAGACTAA
- the rplA gene encoding 50S ribosomal protein L1, which translates to MAKKSKKYAEALNKIDRTRLYDATEALSLVAEVATAKFDETVEAHIKLGVDSRHADQQVRGAVVLPHGTGKTKRVLVFAKGAKAAEAEAAGADFVGAEELVQKIQGENWFEFDIVVATPDMMGVVGRLGRVLGPKGLMPNPKSGTVTFDVAKAIDEIKAGKVEYRLDKTNIIHVPVGKVSFGGEKLAENFAALMDAIVKAKPAAAKGQYLRSIAVASTMGPGVKINPAKIAE; encoded by the coding sequence ATGGCAAAGAAAAGTAAAAAATACGCAGAAGCGTTAAACAAAATAGACAGAACTAGATTATATGATGCTACAGAAGCTTTATCTTTAGTTGCAGAAGTTGCTACAGCTAAGTTTGATGAAACTGTTGAAGCTCATATAAAATTAGGTGTTGACTCAAGACATGCTGATCAACAAGTTAGAGGTGCGGTTGTATTACCACACGGAACTGGTAAAACTAAGAGAGTTTTAGTTTTCGCTAAAGGAGCTAAAGCTGCTGAAGCTGAAGCTGCTGGAGCTGACTTTGTAGGAGCTGAAGAATTAGTTCAAAAAATACAAGGTGAAAACTGGTTCGAATTCGATATAGTTGTTGCTACTCCAGACATGATGGGTGTAGTAGGTAGATTAGGTAGAGTATTAGGACCTAAAGGTTTAATGCCAAACCCTAAATCAGGAACTGTTACTTTCGATGTAGCTAAAGCTATAGACGAAATAAAAGCAGGTAAAGTAGAATACAGATTAGACAAAACTAACATAATACACGTTCCAGTAGGAAAAGTATCATTTGGTGGAGAAAAGTTAGCTGAAAACTTTGCTGCATTAATGGATGCAATAGTTAAGGCTAAGCCAGCAGCTGCTAAAGGACAATACTTAAGAAGTATAGCAGTAGCTTCTACTATGGGACCTGGTGTTAAAATAAACCCAGCTAAAATAGCAGAATAA
- the rplJ gene encoding 50S ribosomal protein L10, with protein sequence MRKAIELKSQVVSEIVEKLEKSSSAIVVDYKGLTVEEVTELRKKMREAGVEYKVYKNTLVRKAAKEVGIEQFNDELLVGTNAIAFGYEDPVAPARILKDFMDAHPKMQLKMGVVEGEFYNESQIVEFANIPSREVLLAKLLGSLKAPMSNFAYLIDALIKKQEGQEA encoded by the coding sequence ATGAGAAAAGCTATAGAACTTAAGTCACAAGTTGTTTCTGAAATAGTTGAAAAATTAGAAAAATCATCATCTGCTATAGTTGTTGATTACAAAGGATTAACAGTTGAAGAGGTAACTGAATTAAGAAAGAAAATGAGAGAAGCTGGTGTTGAATACAAAGTATACAAAAACACTTTAGTTAGAAAAGCTGCTAAAGAAGTTGGTATAGAACAATTCAACGACGAGTTATTAGTTGGAACTAATGCAATAGCATTCGGATATGAAGATCCAGTTGCTCCAGCTAGAATATTAAAAGATTTTATGGATGCTCATCCAAAAATGCAATTAAAAATGGGTGTAGTAGAAGGTGAATTCTACAACGAATCTCAAATAGTTGAGTTCGCTAACATACCATCAAGAGAAGTTCTTCTTGCTAAGTTACTTGGTAGCTTAAAAGCTCCAATGTCAAACTTCGCATACTTAATAGATGCTTTAATAAAGAAACAAGAAGGACAAGAAGCTTAA
- the rplL gene encoding 50S ribosomal protein L7/L12 has protein sequence MTIEQILEAIENMKVLELNELVKAAEEKFGVSASAPVMMAGAVAGGAAEEKTEFDVVLANAGASKVGVIKAVREVTGLGLKEAKEVVDNAPKTLKEGVSKEEADQIKEKLEAAGATIEVK, from the coding sequence ATGACAATAGAACAAATATTAGAAGCTATAGAAAACATGAAAGTTTTAGAATTAAATGAATTAGTTAAAGCTGCTGAAGAAAAATTCGGTGTATCTGCTTCAGCTCCAGTTATGATGGCTGGTGCAGTTGCTGGTGGAGCTGCTGAAGAAAAAACTGAATTCGACGTAGTATTAGCAAACGCTGGTGCTTCAAAAGTTGGAGTTATAAAAGCTGTTAGAGAAGTAACAGGATTAGGATTAAAAGAAGCTAAAGAAGTAGTTGATAACGCTCCTAAGACATTAAAAGAAGGTGTTTCTAAAGAAGAAGCTGACCAAATAAAAGAAAAATTAGAAGCTGCTGGAGCTACAATAGAAGTTAAGTAG
- the rpoB gene encoding DNA-directed RNA polymerase subunit beta encodes MPHPVTIGKRTRMSFSKIKEIADVPNLIELQVDSYKWFIEEGLKEVFEDISPIEDYTGNLILEFVDYSLDDKPKYDIEECKDRDATYCAPLKVKVRLINKETGEIKEQEVFMGDFPLMTEKGTFVINGAERVIVSQLVRSPGVYYALERDKTGKKLISSTVIPNRGAWLEYETDSNDVISVRVDRTRKQPVTVLLRALGIGTDAEIIELLGEDERLAATLEKDNTKTVEEGLIEIYKKLRPGEPPTVESASSLLNALFFDPKRYDLAKVGRYKFNKKLALCYRIMNKISAEDIVNPETGEVFVKAGDKISYEVAKDIQNSGINVVTLLAEDEKSVKVIGNNFVDIKSHVDFDIDELDIKEQVHYPTLKEILEAYSDEEEIKEAIKFRIKELIPKHILLDDIIASINYEFNLFHDIGNIDDIDHLGNRRIRSVGELLQNQVRIGLSRMERVIRERMTVQDMEAITPQALVNIRPVSAAIKEFFGSSQLSQFMDQNNPLSELTHKRRLSALGPGGLSRERAGFEVRDVHHSHYGRMCPIETPEGPNIGLINSLSTYAKINEFGFIESPYRKVDKESGRVTNEIHYLTADEEDLFIRAQANEPLEEDGTFVNKRVVCRTVNGAVELVPVNRVDYMDISPKQVVSIATAMIPFLENDDANRALMGANMQRQAVPLVRREAPVIGTGVEYRAAKDSGAVVVAKNSGIAERVTADEIIIKREDGVKDRYKLLKFKRSNAGTCINQTPIINKGDQIEKGDVIADGPATDLGEIALGRNMFVAFMTWEGYNYEDAILINEKLVKEDRLSTIHIEEYECEARDTKLGPEEITRDIPNVGESAIKDLDERGIIRIGAEVDSGDILVGKVTPKGETELTAEERLLRAIFGEKAREVRDTSLKVPHGEGGIIVDVKVFTRENGDDLSPGVNELVRCYIAQKRKIKVGDKMAGRHGNKGVISRVLPQEDMPFTEDGTPLDIVLNPQGIPSRMNIGQVLEVHLGLAAKALGWHVATSVFDGAKESDIRKALVEAGYPEDGKLTLYDGRTGETFDNRITVGYMYMLKLHHLVDDKLHARSTGPYSLVTQQPLGGKAQFGGQRFGEMEVWALEAYGAAHILQEILTVKSDDVVGRVRAYEAIVKGENIPEPGIPESFKVLIKELQSLCLDVKVLSEEDQEIEVRESLDMDDTTGEFELDVIDNMNEVEQNHIIEEIDDEFIENDEEDIDSLDFEDEEDFESLNYEDEDFDV; translated from the coding sequence ATGCCACATCCTGTCACGATAGGTAAAAGGACTAGAATGAGCTTTTCTAAGATAAAAGAAATAGCTGACGTGCCAAATCTTATAGAACTACAAGTAGATTCTTATAAGTGGTTTATTGAAGAGGGTCTTAAAGAAGTTTTTGAGGATATTTCTCCAATAGAAGATTACACAGGTAATCTTATATTAGAATTTGTAGATTACTCTTTAGATGATAAACCTAAATACGATATAGAAGAATGTAAAGATAGAGATGCTACATATTGTGCACCTCTAAAAGTAAAAGTAAGACTTATAAACAAGGAAACTGGTGAAATAAAAGAGCAAGAAGTCTTCATGGGCGATTTCCCATTAATGACTGAAAAAGGTACTTTTGTTATCAACGGTGCAGAGAGAGTTATAGTAAGTCAATTAGTTAGATCTCCAGGAGTATACTATGCTCTAGAAAGAGATAAAACGGGTAAAAAATTAATCTCATCTACAGTTATACCAAACAGAGGAGCATGGTTAGAGTACGAAACAGATTCAAACGATGTAATATCTGTAAGAGTTGATAGAACTAGAAAACAACCAGTTACAGTTTTATTAAGAGCTTTAGGTATAGGTACAGATGCTGAGATAATAGAACTATTAGGTGAAGATGAAAGATTAGCTGCAACTTTAGAAAAAGATAACACTAAAACAGTTGAAGAGGGTCTAATAGAAATATACAAAAAGTTAAGACCGGGTGAACCTCCAACAGTAGAAAGTGCATCTTCTTTATTAAATGCATTATTCTTCGATCCTAAGAGATATGATTTAGCAAAAGTAGGTAGATATAAATTCAACAAGAAACTTGCTTTATGCTATAGAATAATGAATAAAATATCAGCTGAAGATATAGTAAATCCTGAAACAGGAGAAGTATTCGTTAAAGCTGGCGATAAGATAAGCTATGAAGTTGCTAAGGATATACAAAATTCAGGTATAAATGTAGTTACTTTATTAGCTGAAGATGAAAAATCTGTTAAAGTTATAGGAAATAATTTCGTTGATATAAAATCACATGTTGATTTCGATATAGATGAATTAGATATAAAAGAACAAGTTCACTATCCAACTTTAAAAGAAATTTTAGAAGCTTATAGTGATGAAGAAGAAATAAAAGAAGCTATAAAGTTCAGAATAAAAGAACTTATACCAAAGCATATATTATTAGATGATATAATAGCTTCTATAAACTATGAATTCAACTTATTCCATGATATTGGAAATATAGATGATATAGATCACTTAGGTAACAGAAGAATAAGATCAGTTGGTGAGTTATTACAAAACCAAGTTAGAATAGGTCTTTCTAGAATGGAAAGAGTTATAAGAGAAAGAATGACTGTTCAAGATATGGAAGCTATAACGCCACAAGCGTTAGTTAACATAAGACCAGTTTCTGCTGCGATAAAAGAGTTCTTCGGAAGTTCTCAGTTATCACAGTTCATGGATCAAAATAACCCGTTATCTGAGTTAACACATAAGAGAAGATTATCTGCATTAGGACCAGGAGGTCTTTCAAGAGAAAGAGCTGGATTCGAAGTGCGTGACGTTCATCATTCTCACTACGGAAGAATGTGTCCGATAGAAACTCCAGAAGGACCAAACATCGGTCTTATAAACTCATTATCTACTTATGCTAAGATAAATGAATTTGGATTCATAGAGTCTCCTTATAGAAAAGTTGACAAAGAATCTGGAAGAGTTACTAATGAGATACATTACTTAACTGCTGATGAAGAAGATTTATTCATAAGAGCCCAAGCAAATGAACCATTAGAAGAAGATGGTACTTTTGTAAACAAGAGAGTAGTTTGTAGAACTGTAAATGGTGCAGTTGAACTAGTTCCTGTTAACAGAGTTGACTACATGGATATATCTCCAAAGCAAGTTGTTTCTATAGCGACTGCTATGATACCATTCTTAGAAAATGACGATGCCAACCGTGCGCTAATGGGAGCGAACATGCAACGTCAAGCAGTGCCTCTAGTTAGAAGAGAAGCACCAGTTATAGGTACAGGAGTTGAATATAGAGCTGCTAAGGACTCAGGTGCAGTTGTTGTTGCTAAAAACTCTGGTATAGCAGAGAGAGTAACAGCTGATGAAATAATAATAAAAAGAGAAGACGGAGTAAAAGATAGATACAAATTACTTAAGTTTAAACGTTCAAACGCAGGTACTTGTATAAACCAAACTCCTATAATAAATAAAGGTGACCAAATAGAAAAGGGTGACGTTATAGCAGATGGACCAGCTACTGACCTTGGGGAAATAGCATTAGGTAGAAATATGTTCGTAGCGTTCATGACTTGGGAAGGTTACAACTATGAGGATGCTATCTTAATAAACGAAAAATTAGTTAAAGAAGATAGATTATCTACAATTCATATAGAAGAATATGAATGTGAAGCTAGAGATACAAAACTAGGACCAGAAGAAATAACTAGAGATATACCTAACGTTGGAGAAAGTGCTATAAAGGACTTAGATGAAAGAGGTATAATAAGAATAGGTGCTGAAGTAGATTCAGGAGATATATTAGTAGGTAAAGTAACTCCTAAAGGAGAAACTGAACTTACAGCTGAAGAAAGATTACTTCGTGCAATATTCGGAGAAAAAGCTAGAGAAGTTAGAGATACTTCACTTAAAGTACCACATGGTGAAGGTGGTATAATAGTAGACGTAAAAGTGTTTACTAGAGAAAATGGAGATGATTTATCTCCAGGAGTTAACGAACTTGTTAGATGTTATATAGCTCAAAAGAGAAAGATAAAAGTTGGAGATAAGATGGCCGGACGTCACGGTAACAAAGGGGTTATATCAAGAGTATTACCACAAGAAGACATGCCGTTCACAGAAGACGGAACTCCACTTGACATAGTTCTTAACCCACAAGGTATACCATCTCGTATGAACATCGGACAGGTTCTAGAAGTTCACTTAGGTCTTGCAGCTAAGGCTTTAGGATGGCATGTAGCTACATCAGTATTTGATGGTGCTAAAGAGTCAGATATAAGAAAGGCTTTAGTAGAAGCAGGTTACCCTGAAGATGGTAAATTAACATTATATGATGGTAGAACAGGTGAAACATTCGATAACAGAATAACAGTTGGATACATGTACATGTTAAAACTGCATCACCTTGTTGATGACAAGTTACATGCAAGAAGTACAGGACCATACTCTTTAGTTACTCAACAACCATTAGGTGGTAAAGCACAATTTGGTGGACAGAGATTCGGGGAGATGGAGGTTTGGGCTCTAGAAGCATACGGAGCTGCTCACATACTTCAAGAAATATTAACTGTTAAGTCAGATGACGTTGTAGGACGTGTTAGAGCGTACGAAGCAATAGTTAAAGGTGAAAATATACCTGAGCCAGGAATACCAGAATCATTCAAGGTTCTTATAAAAGAACTTCAAAGTTTATGCTTAGATGTAAAAGTATTATCAGAAGAAGATCAAGAAATAGAAGTAAGAGAATCTTTAGATATGGATGATACAACTGGTGAGTTCGAATTAGATGTTATAGATAACATGAATGAAGTAGAACAAAATCATATAATAGAAGAAATAGATGACGAATTCATCGAAAATGATGAAGAAGACATAGATAGTTTAGACTTTGAAGATGAAGAAGACTTCGAATCATTAAACTATGAAGATGAAGACTTTGATGTATAA